The Gloeocapsa sp. DLM2.Bin57 genome has a window encoding:
- the fabG gene encoding 3-oxoacyl-[acyl-carrier-protein] reductase has product MVESENFNDCVGIVTGASRGIGKATALALATQGVKVVVNYASSQESALAVVKAITEAGGEAIAIKANVAQEAEVENLIKETMAKWGRIDILVNNAGITRDTLLLRMKTEDWQAVIDLNLTGVFLCTRAVSKIMLKQRSGRIINITSVAGEMGNPGQANYSAAKAGVIGFSKTVAKELATRGVTVNAVAPGFISTDMTKDIPGEEILKFIPLGRFGQPEEVAGMIRFLATDSAASYITGQVFNVDGGMVMA; this is encoded by the coding sequence ATGGTTGAGAGCGAAAATTTCAATGATTGTGTGGGTATTGTGACAGGTGCGTCTCGGGGAATAGGTAAAGCTACTGCTTTAGCCTTAGCAACACAAGGTGTTAAAGTAGTGGTTAATTATGCTAGTTCTCAAGAATCTGCTCTAGCTGTAGTTAAAGCGATTACTGAAGCAGGAGGAGAGGCGATCGCTATTAAAGCCAATGTTGCCCAAGAAGCAGAGGTAGAGAATCTGATTAAGGAAACCATGGCAAAATGGGGACGTATTGATATCTTGGTTAATAACGCGGGAATTACCCGAGATACCCTATTATTACGTATGAAAACCGAAGATTGGCAGGCAGTAATTGACCTGAATCTAACTGGAGTATTTCTCTGTACTAGAGCTGTAAGTAAAATTATGTTAAAACAGCGTAGTGGTAGAATTATAAATATTACTTCTGTAGCAGGAGAAATGGGTAATCCAGGTCAAGCTAATTATAGCGCAGCCAAAGCAGGGGTGATTGGTTTTAGCAAAACTGTAGCCAAGGAGTTAGCTACACGTGGGGTAACGGTTAACGCGGTAGCACCAGGATTTATCAGCACCGATATGACTAAAGATATTCCAGGAGAAGAGATTCTTAAATTTATCCCCCTAGGTCGTTTTGGTCAACCCGAAGAAGTAGCGGGAATGATTCGCTTTTTAGCTACAGATTCAGCAGCAAGTTATATCACAGGTCAAGTTTTCAACGTAGATGGGGGTATGGTTATGGCTTAG
- the trxA gene encoding thioredoxin, with translation MTVKKQFSSFAELLNSSTLPVLVDFYATWCGPCQMMAKILEQVNQKLSDRLQIVKIDTDKYPQIASQYNISALPTLVLFRDGQPIDRIEGVVETPQLIQRLESLL, from the coding sequence ATGACAGTCAAAAAACAATTTTCTAGCTTTGCCGAACTGCTCAACAGTTCAACTTTACCAGTACTAGTAGATTTTTATGCCACTTGGTGCGGACCATGTCAAATGATGGCAAAAATCCTCGAACAAGTCAACCAAAAGTTGAGCGATCGCCTACAAATAGTTAAAATAGATACAGACAAATATCCTCAAATCGCATCACAGTACAATATTTCTGCCCTACCAACCTTAGTTTTATTTCGGGATGGACAACCAATTGATCGGATTGAGGGAGTTGTGGAAACCCCCCAACTGATTCAACGTCTCGAAAGTTTACTGTAA
- the cysH gene encoding phosphoadenosine phosphosulfate reductase: protein MNYPSKTAEYPLAILNSSDLVTINDKLAQISASEIIQWADDTFNQGLVMSTSFGIQSAVMLHLATEVIPDIPVIWIDTGYLPSETYQFAEKLSQRLKLNLKVYQSPMSPARMEALYGKLWEQKDVQSLNLYDQIRKVEPMQRALQELKATAWLAGLRKDQTEHRKHLDFIAMQGKHYKIHPILTWNAKDIYQYLTKYDLPYHPFFDLGYVSVGDWHSSRPLLAEDENERDTRFHGLKQECGLHLNQLTPEQAQSLDSSTL from the coding sequence ATGAATTATCCAAGCAAAACAGCAGAATATCCCCTAGCCATACTTAACTCTTCTGATTTAGTCACTATTAATGATAAATTAGCCCAGATTTCAGCTTCAGAAATCATTCAATGGGCAGATGATACCTTTAATCAAGGTTTAGTGATGAGTACCAGCTTCGGTATTCAATCAGCGGTAATGTTGCACTTAGCGACTGAAGTTATACCTGATATTCCCGTTATTTGGATTGATACTGGTTATTTACCCTCGGAAACTTATCAATTCGCCGAGAAACTAAGCCAACGTCTTAAACTCAATCTCAAGGTTTATCAATCACCTATGAGTCCAGCGCGCATGGAAGCTCTTTATGGTAAACTTTGGGAGCAAAAGGATGTACAATCTCTCAATCTCTATGACCAAATACGTAAAGTAGAGCCAATGCAGCGAGCTTTACAAGAATTAAAAGCCACTGCTTGGTTAGCAGGTTTGCGGAAAGATCAAACCGAACACCGTAAACACCTAGATTTTATCGCTATGCAGGGAAAACACTATAAAATTCATCCTATTCTAACTTGGAACGCTAAAGATATTTATCAGTATTTAACCAAATATGACCTCCCCTATCATCCCTTTTTTGACTTGGGTTATGTATCTGTAGGTGATTGGCATTCTAGTCGTCCCCTGTTAGCAGAAGACGAAAATGAGCGAGATACCCGTTTTCACGGACTAAAACAAGAATGTGGTTTACATCTTAATCAGTTAACACCAGAACAAGCTCAAAGTCTAGATTCTAGTACATTATAA
- a CDS encoding AI-2E family transporter — protein MSQRPVINISLTTLLWILAIFLLLVLLWQLRSLLVILMIAVVIAATLAPIIAEAEKLGIPRWLGVILVYLGLIALLVTAGLIIGPTVISQIERLLQKLPIYLESLGNSAEELAVRFGIKEPTTIDLINQFFDVQALTSWVFRSSQLLILRSLVVTRGLLGVAFNLVLALFFSGYMLAGSDRLLKGLVSIFPEPWEQRLAQQITPVSKRMGGYIQGRIVVSAILGVVITFGLNIIGIVDFSLALGVIAGFTNLIPFFGPVLGAIPALIVAIAQGWWTFFWVLLLYVIIQNVETYLLDPLLVGSSVKISPIYQLLAVLGGVQVLGIIGALIVPPWVAGFNVMLDNLYLQPKRNREEGDLSEID, from the coding sequence ATGTCTCAACGTCCCGTCATTAATATTTCTCTGACTACGCTGTTATGGATTTTGGCAATTTTTCTTTTGCTGGTTTTGTTATGGCAATTGAGAAGTTTATTGGTTATCCTGATGATTGCTGTAGTAATTGCAGCTACTCTAGCCCCAATTATTGCTGAAGCAGAAAAGTTGGGTATCCCCCGTTGGTTGGGGGTAATTTTGGTTTATCTAGGTTTGATTGCTTTGTTGGTAACTGCGGGTTTAATCATTGGACCTACGGTGATTAGTCAGATTGAACGTTTATTACAAAAATTGCCTATTTATCTAGAAAGTTTGGGTAATTCAGCGGAAGAATTAGCTGTACGTTTTGGTATCAAAGAGCCAACAACTATTGATTTGATTAATCAATTCTTTGATGTACAGGCTTTGACTTCTTGGGTATTTCGTTCTAGTCAGTTGTTGATTTTGCGATCGCTGGTGGTTACCCGTGGTCTGCTTGGGGTAGCTTTTAACCTAGTATTAGCTTTATTTTTCTCTGGTTATATGCTCGCAGGCTCTGATAGATTACTCAAGGGTTTAGTTAGTATTTTTCCCGAACCTTGGGAACAACGTTTAGCCCAACAAATCACCCCTGTCAGTAAACGCATGGGGGGTTATATCCAAGGTAGAATTGTAGTCTCAGCTATTCTAGGTGTAGTGATTACTTTTGGTTTGAATATAATCGGAATCGTTGATTTTTCCCTAGCTTTGGGAGTAATTGCCGGGTTTACTAATTTAATTCCCTTTTTTGGTCCAGTTTTAGGAGCAATTCCCGCTTTAATCGTGGCGATCGCTCAGGGTTGGTGGACTTTTTTCTGGGTTTTATTACTTTATGTGATCATCCAAAACGTAGAAACCTATCTGTTAGATCCTCTCTTAGTGGGTTCTTCAGTCAAAATTTCCCCTATTTATCAATTATTAGCGGTTTTAGGAGGTGTACAAGTCTTAGGCATTATTGGGGCGTTAATTGTTCCGCCTTGGGTAGCAGGATTTAACGTTATGTTAGACAATCTCTATTTACAACCGAAGAGAAACCGAGAAGAAGGTGACTTATCGGAAATAGATTGA
- the rpsB gene encoding 30S ribosomal protein S2 — protein MSVVSLADLLESGVHFGHQTRRWSPKMNPYIYAARNGVHIIDLVQTAEKMEEAYSYLREAAAEGKKVLFIGTKRQAAGIIAQEAKRCKGYYVNQRWLGGMLTNWETIKTRIERLKELEQLNDSGALDKRPKKEASSLRRELEKLEKYLGGLKTMRRVPDVVVVVDIRREHNAIMECQKLGIPVVAMIDTNCDPNLADYPIPANDDAIRSIKLIVGKLADAINEGHHGIPTGIDEEEIDYDKFEEEPEEEESPISEEYPKDGDSEE, from the coding sequence ATGTCAGTTGTTTCCCTCGCAGATTTATTAGAATCGGGAGTACACTTCGGTCATCAGACACGTCGTTGGTCTCCTAAAATGAATCCATACATCTACGCAGCTCGCAACGGTGTTCATATTATAGACTTAGTCCAGACCGCAGAAAAGATGGAAGAAGCCTATAGTTATCTACGTGAAGCCGCAGCAGAAGGTAAAAAAGTACTGTTTATCGGTACTAAACGCCAAGCCGCCGGTATCATAGCTCAAGAAGCTAAACGTTGTAAAGGCTATTACGTCAATCAACGTTGGTTAGGAGGTATGCTGACTAACTGGGAAACAATCAAAACTCGCATTGAAAGACTCAAAGAATTAGAGCAACTCAATGACAGTGGAGCATTAGATAAAAGACCTAAAAAAGAAGCATCTTCTTTACGTCGAGAACTAGAAAAACTCGAAAAATATCTCGGTGGGTTAAAAACAATGCGTCGTGTTCCTGATGTGGTAGTAGTCGTTGACATACGTAGAGAGCACAATGCTATTATGGAATGTCAAAAATTGGGAATTCCTGTAGTAGCGATGATTGATACTAATTGCGATCCTAATTTAGCTGACTATCCCATACCTGCTAATGATGACGCGATTCGTTCTATTAAACTCATTGTGGGTAAATTAGCAGACGCAATTAACGAAGGACATCACGGTATCCCTACAGGAATAGACGAAGAAGAAATAGATTATGACAAATTTGAAGAAGAACCAGAAGAAGAAGAATCACCTATATCTGAGGAATATCCCAAAGATGGGGATAGCGAAGAATAG
- the tsf gene encoding translation elongation factor Ts, whose translation MAEISAKLVKELREKTGAGMMDCKKALTQNDGDLTKAVEWLRQKGITSAEKKAGRIAAEGLVSSYIHTGGRIGVLVEVNCETDFVARREEFSELVRNIAMQIAACPNVEYINVSEIPAEISSREKEIEMGRDDLGNKPDNIKEKIVQGRIEKRLKELSLLDQPYIRDQSITVEELIKQAIAQLGENIQVRRFVRFILGEGIEKQESNFAEEVAAQTGQLN comes from the coding sequence ATGGCTGAAATATCTGCAAAACTAGTTAAAGAGTTACGGGAAAAAACAGGCGCAGGGATGATGGACTGTAAAAAAGCCCTAACCCAAAATGATGGAGATTTGACCAAAGCTGTCGAATGGTTACGTCAAAAAGGGATCACCTCCGCTGAGAAAAAAGCAGGTCGTATCGCAGCAGAAGGGTTAGTATCTAGCTATATCCATACTGGTGGACGTATTGGCGTGTTAGTAGAGGTAAATTGCGAGACGGACTTTGTGGCTCGTCGTGAAGAGTTCTCAGAGTTAGTGCGCAATATCGCCATGCAAATCGCGGCTTGTCCTAACGTAGAATATATCAACGTCTCGGAAATTCCTGCTGAAATTAGCTCCAGAGAAAAAGAGATCGAAATGGGTAGAGACGATCTCGGTAATAAACCCGACAATATTAAAGAGAAAATCGTTCAAGGTAGAATTGAAAAACGTCTCAAAGAACTTTCTCTCTTAGATCAACCCTATATTCGAGATCAGAGTATCACTGTAGAAGAACTAATTAAACAAGCGATCGCCCAACTTGGAGAAAACATTCAAGTACGCCGTTTTGTTCGCTTTATTCTCGGTGAAGGTATCGAAAAACAAGAGTCAAATTTCGCTGAAGAA